The following proteins come from a genomic window of Hymenobacter canadensis:
- a CDS encoding Glu/Leu/Phe/Val family dehydrogenase — MANEQVQGKDFYESVLRFYDHAASFSKLDPGIIAQIRACNSIYKVNFPVEVDGHVQVFEGIRVQHSHHKLPSKGGIRYSVYVDEEEVMALATLMTFKCALVDVPFGGAKGGVKINPRTTPVNILERVTRRYASELIKKNLIGPGMDVPAPDYGTGSREMAWIADTYMTFKYGDTNALGCVTGKPVGQGGIRGRTEATGLGVFYGLRELLLDEPMLKKAGLSSGIAGKRIIVQGLGNVGYYAAHFCQEEGALITGIAEREGGIYSEKGLDVAAVFKHREATGSIMGFAGAQDVAESLDLLEYECDVLLPAALENQIHEGNAANIKAKIIAEGANGPTTQGAEKILLEKGIIILPDLYLNAGGVTVSYFEWLKNLSNVRFGRMGKRAEEGAMRRLVATIERTTGKTLAEEERQQIVHGADEIDLVRSGLEDTMITAYQSIRKVMDDVPGITDLRTAAFYSAIEKIGVSYQSLGIFP, encoded by the coding sequence ATGGCCAACGAACAGGTACAGGGCAAAGACTTTTACGAGAGTGTGCTGCGGTTTTACGACCACGCGGCCAGCTTCTCCAAGCTCGACCCCGGCATCATCGCCCAAATCCGGGCCTGCAACAGCATTTATAAGGTCAACTTCCCGGTGGAAGTGGACGGCCATGTGCAGGTGTTCGAGGGTATCCGGGTGCAACACAGCCACCACAAGCTGCCCAGCAAGGGAGGCATTCGGTACAGCGTGTATGTGGATGAGGAGGAGGTAATGGCTTTGGCCACGCTGATGACGTTCAAGTGCGCGCTGGTGGACGTGCCGTTTGGCGGGGCGAAAGGTGGCGTGAAAATCAACCCCCGCACCACGCCGGTCAACATTCTGGAGCGCGTGACGCGGCGGTACGCCAGTGAGTTGATCAAAAAGAACCTCATCGGTCCCGGCATGGACGTGCCGGCCCCTGACTATGGTACCGGCAGCCGCGAAATGGCCTGGATTGCCGATACGTACATGACGTTCAAGTACGGCGACACCAACGCCTTGGGCTGCGTAACCGGTAAGCCGGTCGGGCAGGGGGGCATCAGGGGGCGGACCGAGGCCACGGGCCTGGGCGTGTTCTACGGTCTGCGCGAGCTATTGCTGGATGAGCCCATGCTAAAGAAAGCGGGCCTGAGCAGCGGCATTGCCGGTAAGCGCATCATCGTGCAGGGCCTAGGCAACGTGGGCTACTACGCGGCGCATTTCTGCCAGGAAGAAGGTGCCCTCATCACCGGCATTGCCGAGCGGGAAGGTGGAATCTACAGCGAGAAAGGCCTCGACGTAGCCGCCGTATTCAAGCACCGCGAGGCAACAGGCTCCATTATGGGGTTTGCCGGCGCGCAGGACGTGGCCGAGTCGCTGGATTTGCTGGAGTATGAGTGTGACGTGCTGCTGCCCGCCGCCTTGGAAAACCAGATTCACGAGGGCAACGCGGCCAATATCAAAGCCAAGATTATTGCTGAAGGAGCCAATGGTCCTACCACGCAGGGCGCCGAGAAAATCCTGCTGGAGAAAGGCATCATCATCCTGCCCGACCTCTACCTTAACGCTGGCGGCGTGACGGTATCGTACTTCGAGTGGCTGAAAAACCTGTCGAACGTGCGGTTTGGGCGCATGGGCAAGCGGGCCGAGGAAGGCGCCATGCGCCGTCTGGTGGCTACTATTGAGCGCACTACCGGTAAGACTCTGGCCGAGGAAGAGCGCCAGCAAATCGTGCACGGCGCCGACGAAATCGACCTCGTGCGCTCCGGCCTCGAAGACACGATGATTACCGCCTACCAGTCTATCCGCAAGGTGATGGACGACGTGCCCGGCATAACCGACCTGCGCACCGCCGCCTTCTACAGCGCCATTGAGAAAATCGGCGTCAGCTACCAGTCTCTGGGCATCTTTCCATAA